One genomic window of Mycolicibacterium neoaurum includes the following:
- a CDS encoding VOC family protein: MTTAQLAPGHVGINVTDLSRSIDFYRRALGFESLHIDDDGDRKFAFLALDGELRVTLWQQSSGAFSTRTPGLHHLAFLVDSIDDVRTVQARLKDLGVTFTHEGVVAHGAGTSSGGIFFTDPDGIRLEVYTKDGVHNEPAPHGESPTCGFF; encoded by the coding sequence ATGACCACGGCACAACTCGCCCCCGGCCACGTCGGCATCAACGTCACCGACCTCAGTCGGTCCATCGACTTCTACCGGCGCGCACTGGGCTTCGAGTCGTTACACATCGACGACGATGGCGACCGCAAGTTCGCCTTCCTCGCCCTCGACGGCGAACTGCGCGTGACCCTGTGGCAACAGAGCTCCGGCGCGTTCTCCACCCGCACTCCCGGTCTGCACCACCTGGCGTTCTTGGTCGACAGCATCGATGATGTCCGCACCGTGCAGGCGAGGCTCAAGGACCTCGGCGTGACCTTCACCCACGAGGGCGTGGTCGCACACGGTGCGGGCACATCGTCGGGCGGGATCTTCTTCACCGATCCCGACGGGATTCGGCTCGAGGTCTACACGAAAGACGGCGTGCACAACGAGCCTGCACCCCACGGCGAGTCGCCCACCTGCGGTTTCTTCTGA
- a CDS encoding segregation/condensation protein A, translated as MSEDTAPTTAEASETSEAKAGFQVRLSNFEGPFDLLLQLIFGHRLDVTEVALHQVTDEFIAYTKEIGRQLELEETTAFLVIAATLLDLKAARLLPAGEVHDEEDLALLEVRDLLFARLLQYRAFKHVALMFAELEAAALRSYPRSVSLEPRFEELLPEVMIGVDADRFAQIAAAAFTPRPVPSVRLDHLHVQPVSVPEQAMRLMGLLEQRGIGGWASFGDLVDGCDVMQIVGSFLALLELYRARAVTFEQVEPLGVLQVSWTGDRPTNEHLAAAVEED; from the coding sequence GTGAGCGAGGACACAGCTCCCACGACCGCCGAGGCGTCCGAAACCAGCGAGGCCAAAGCGGGCTTCCAGGTTCGGTTGAGCAACTTCGAGGGCCCCTTCGACCTGCTGTTGCAGTTGATTTTCGGTCACCGCCTCGACGTCACCGAGGTGGCGCTGCATCAGGTCACCGATGAGTTCATCGCCTATACCAAGGAGATCGGCCGTCAGCTCGAACTCGAGGAGACCACGGCCTTTCTGGTGATTGCGGCCACACTTCTGGATCTGAAGGCGGCGCGGTTGCTGCCTGCCGGCGAAGTGCATGACGAGGAAGACCTCGCACTGCTGGAGGTCCGCGATCTCCTGTTCGCCAGACTGCTGCAGTACCGCGCGTTCAAACATGTCGCGTTGATGTTCGCCGAGCTGGAGGCTGCGGCACTGCGCAGCTACCCCCGTTCGGTATCCCTGGAGCCGCGCTTCGAGGAGCTGTTACCCGAGGTCATGATCGGCGTGGACGCCGATCGCTTCGCCCAGATCGCGGCCGCGGCGTTCACGCCGCGACCGGTGCCCAGCGTGCGCCTGGACCACCTGCACGTGCAGCCGGTCTCGGTGCCCGAGCAGGCCATGCGCTTGATGGGCCTGCTCGAACAGCGTGGGATCGGCGGCTGGGCGTCCTTCGGCGATCTGGTCGACGGATGTGACGTGATGCAGATCGTGGGCAGCTTCCTGGCGCTATTGGAGCTCTACCGGGCCAGGGCGGTAACATTCGAGCAAGTAGAACCGCTTGGTGTGCTCCAGGTTTCGTGGACCGGGGATCGGCCAACCAACGAACACCTGGCAGCCGCAGTGGAAGAAGACTGA
- a CDS encoding CTP synthase, with product MPGQAKPLRKHPQTATKHLFVSGGVASSLGKGLTASSLGQLLTARGLQVTMQKLDPYLNVDPGTMNPFQHGEVFVTEDGAETDLDVGHYERFLDRDLSGSANVTTGQVYSTVIAKERRGEYLGDTVQVIPHITDEIKRRILEMAEPDAQGNRPDIVITEIGGTVGDIESLPFLEAARQVRHEVGRDNCFFLHVSLVPYLAPSGELKTKPTQHSVAALRSIGITPDALILRCDRDVPEGLKNKIALMCDVDIDGVISTPDAPSIYDIPKVLHREELDAYVVRKLNLPFRDVDWTQWNDLLQRVHEPRETVRIALVGKYIDLSDAYLSVAEALRAGGFKHYAKVQIDWIASDDCELDAGAIAALDGVHGVLIPGGFGIRGIDGKIGAIRYARKRGVPVLGLCLGLQCIVIEAARSVGLTEASSAEFDPDTPDPVIATMADQLDAVAGDADLGGTMRLGAYPAVLQPDSIVAAAYGATEVSERHRHRYEVNNTYRDRIAESGLKFSGTSPDGHLVEFVEYGADVHPFLVGTQAHPELKSRPTRPHPLFAAFIGAALDYKAAERLPLEDVERGSNGVEHGEDADQPSPEPAQRG from the coding sequence TTGCCCGGCCAGGCCAAACCGTTACGCAAACACCCGCAGACTGCGACCAAGCACCTTTTCGTCAGCGGTGGTGTCGCGTCGTCGCTGGGTAAGGGCCTCACTGCCAGTAGCCTCGGCCAGCTGCTCACCGCACGCGGTCTGCAGGTGACGATGCAGAAGCTCGATCCCTACCTCAACGTCGATCCCGGCACCATGAACCCGTTCCAGCACGGTGAGGTGTTCGTCACCGAGGACGGCGCCGAGACCGACCTGGACGTCGGCCATTACGAGCGTTTCCTGGACCGGGATCTGTCCGGTTCGGCCAACGTCACCACCGGGCAGGTCTACTCCACGGTCATCGCCAAGGAACGCCGCGGCGAGTACCTCGGCGACACGGTTCAGGTCATCCCGCACATCACCGACGAGATCAAGCGCCGCATCCTGGAGATGGCCGAGCCGGACGCCCAGGGCAACCGGCCCGATATCGTCATCACCGAGATCGGTGGCACCGTCGGCGATATCGAGTCGCTGCCGTTCCTGGAGGCGGCCCGTCAGGTCCGCCACGAGGTCGGTCGCGACAACTGCTTCTTCCTGCACGTCTCGCTGGTGCCGTATCTGGCACCCTCGGGCGAGCTCAAGACCAAGCCCACCCAGCATTCGGTGGCCGCGCTGCGCAGCATCGGTATCACCCCCGATGCGTTGATCCTGCGCTGCGACCGCGATGTCCCCGAGGGCCTGAAGAACAAGATCGCCTTGATGTGCGATGTGGACATCGACGGTGTCATCTCGACCCCGGACGCCCCGTCGATCTACGACATCCCCAAGGTGCTGCACCGCGAAGAACTCGACGCCTACGTGGTCCGCAAGCTGAACCTGCCCTTCCGGGATGTCGATTGGACGCAGTGGAACGACCTGCTGCAACGTGTCCACGAGCCCCGTGAGACGGTGCGGATTGCGTTGGTGGGCAAGTACATCGACCTCTCCGACGCGTACCTCTCCGTCGCCGAGGCGCTGCGCGCGGGTGGTTTCAAGCATTACGCGAAGGTGCAGATCGACTGGATCGCCTCCGATGACTGCGAGCTCGACGCCGGCGCGATCGCCGCGCTCGACGGTGTGCACGGTGTGCTGATTCCCGGTGGTTTCGGCATCCGCGGTATCGACGGCAAGATCGGTGCCATCCGGTACGCCCGCAAGCGTGGGGTGCCGGTGCTCGGCCTGTGCCTGGGGCTGCAGTGCATCGTCATCGAGGCCGCCCGATCGGTCGGTCTGACCGAGGCCAGTTCCGCCGAGTTCGACCCGGACACTCCGGATCCGGTGATCGCCACCATGGCCGATCAGCTCGATGCGGTCGCCGGTGACGCCGACCTCGGCGGCACCATGCGGCTGGGAGCCTATCCGGCGGTGCTGCAGCCGGACTCGATCGTGGCGGCCGCCTACGGCGCCACCGAGGTCTCCGAGCGGCACCGGCACCGCTATGAGGTCAACAACACCTACCGCGACCGCATCGCCGAGAGCGGATTGAAGTTCTCCGGGACCTCGCCCGACGGACACCTTGTCGAGTTCGTCGAGTACGGCGCCGACGTGCACCCGTTCCTGGTCGGCACGCAGGCCCATCCCGAACTCAAGAGCCGGCCGACCCGGCCCCATCCGTTGTTCGCGGCGTTCATCGGCGCGGCCTTGGATTACAAGGCGGCCGAACGACTTCCGTTGGAGGACGTCGAGCGCGGCAGCAACGGTGTCGAGCACGGTGAGGATGCGGATCAGCCCTCACCCGAGCCGGCGCAGCGTGGCTGA
- a CDS encoding NUDIX hydrolase — protein sequence MAEHQFVTRASETAHVGKILALRIDDVQMPGGHSARREVVEHFGAVAVVAVDDEDRIAMVYQYRHPVGRRLWELPAGLLDMGGEPPASTAARELHEEAGLAAENWSVLVDIVTSPGFSDESVRVFLATGLSEIGRPEAADEEADLRLEWVPLADAVHRVLSGEIVNSIAVAGILAVHAAPDRSVLRPVDAPWLDRPTAFAARQDHR from the coding sequence GTGGCTGAGCACCAGTTCGTCACCCGCGCGAGCGAGACCGCGCATGTGGGCAAGATCCTCGCGCTGCGCATCGACGATGTGCAGATGCCCGGGGGACACAGCGCCCGCCGCGAGGTGGTCGAACACTTCGGTGCGGTCGCCGTCGTCGCCGTGGACGACGAGGACCGCATCGCGATGGTCTACCAGTACCGCCATCCCGTCGGGCGCCGGTTGTGGGAACTGCCGGCCGGGCTGCTGGACATGGGTGGCGAGCCGCCCGCGTCGACGGCGGCCCGCGAACTGCACGAGGAAGCCGGCCTGGCTGCCGAAAACTGGTCGGTACTGGTCGATATCGTGACCTCTCCAGGCTTCAGCGATGAGAGCGTGCGGGTGTTCCTGGCCACCGGGTTGTCCGAGATCGGCCGTCCCGAGGCCGCCGACGAAGAAGCCGACCTGCGGCTGGAGTGGGTGCCGCTGGCCGATGCGGTGCACCGCGTCCTCAGCGGTGAGATCGTCAATTCGATTGCCGTTGCCGGGATTCTGGCCGTCCACGCGGCACCCGACCGATCGGTGCTGCGTCCGGTCGATGCGCCGTGGTTGGACCGGCCCACTGCTTTCGCGGCCAGGCAGGACCACCGGTGA
- the scpB gene encoding SMC-Scp complex subunit ScpB — MTDNVTDTELDAADIGGLDPVDGTDAESEHETLDDAELRSVLEALLLVVDTPASLEALASATSEPTDRIATTLTQLAAELTERDSGIDLREAGGGWRMYTRARYAPYVERLLLDGARSKLTRAALETLAVVAYRQPVTRARVSAVRGVNVDAVMRTLLARGLITEAGTDSDSGAVAFATTELFLERLGLSSLADLPDIAPLLPDVDVIDDLSENLNDEPRFAKLGGAAAVPEPPAGIDVDKD, encoded by the coding sequence ATGACCGACAATGTGACCGACACCGAGTTGGATGCCGCCGATATCGGCGGGCTCGATCCAGTCGACGGCACCGATGCCGAGTCGGAGCACGAAACCCTCGATGATGCCGAACTGAGGTCGGTGTTGGAGGCGCTGCTGCTGGTGGTCGACACCCCCGCGTCGCTGGAGGCGCTGGCCTCGGCCACCAGTGAGCCGACCGACCGGATCGCCACCACACTGACCCAGCTGGCCGCCGAACTCACCGAGCGGGACAGCGGTATCGACCTACGAGAGGCCGGCGGTGGCTGGCGGATGTACACCCGTGCCCGGTACGCGCCCTATGTGGAGCGGCTACTGCTGGACGGGGCGCGCTCGAAACTGACCCGCGCGGCGTTGGAGACCCTTGCGGTGGTTGCTTACCGACAGCCGGTCACCCGTGCCCGGGTCAGCGCGGTCCGTGGCGTCAATGTCGATGCCGTGATGCGAACGCTGTTGGCGCGCGGTCTGATCACCGAGGCGGGTACCGATTCCGACAGCGGCGCAGTCGCTTTCGCGACCACCGAACTGTTCCTGGAGCGGCTGGGTCTGTCCTCGTTGGCAGATCTGCCCGATATCGCACCGCTGTTGCCCGATGTCGATGTGATCGACGATCTGAGCGAGAACCTGAACGACGAGCCGCGCTTCGCCAAACTCGGTGGCGCGGCTGCCGTACCCGAGCCGCCCGCCGGCATCGATGTGGACAAGGACTGA
- a CDS encoding copper transporter has product MISLRSHAISLAAVFLALAVGVVLGSGLFADTVLSGLRNDKAELRTEIETLTDEKNELNEKLSAAGEFDALMAPRMLRDTLRGTSVMMFRTPDAADDDVEAVNRMLAQGGGRVAGTITLTPQFVDANSSEKLLSVVNSPIVPVGRQLATTSVDQGSQAGDLLGIAVLSGKDPAVPDDQRDVVLQTLRDTGFITYDGQIGAADTAVIITGGSLGDDAGNRGATVARFAAALAPHGGGTVLAGRDGSATGTAAVAVVRSDAALSNAVTTVDDIGAESGRITAALALSDLLRGSQPGRYGIGQGATSVTVPQ; this is encoded by the coding sequence GTGATTTCTCTTCGCTCACATGCCATCTCGCTGGCCGCCGTGTTCCTGGCGTTGGCGGTCGGGGTGGTCCTGGGATCGGGCCTGTTCGCCGACACCGTGCTCTCGGGGCTGCGCAACGACAAGGCCGAGCTGCGGACCGAAATCGAGACGCTCACCGACGAGAAGAATGAACTCAACGAAAAGCTGAGTGCGGCTGGTGAATTCGATGCGCTGATGGCTCCCAGGATGCTGCGCGACACCTTGCGTGGCACCTCGGTGATGATGTTCCGCACCCCGGATGCCGCGGATGACGATGTCGAGGCGGTCAACCGGATGCTCGCCCAGGGCGGTGGAAGGGTCGCCGGAACCATCACCCTGACACCGCAATTCGTGGACGCCAACTCCTCGGAGAAGCTGCTGTCGGTGGTCAACTCACCGATCGTCCCCGTCGGTCGGCAGCTCGCCACCACCTCCGTCGACCAGGGTTCGCAGGCCGGCGACCTGTTGGGTATCGCGGTGTTGTCCGGCAAGGACCCCGCCGTGCCCGACGACCAGCGCGACGTCGTATTGCAGACCCTGCGCGACACCGGATTCATCACCTATGACGGACAGATCGGCGCCGCCGACACCGCGGTCATCATCACCGGCGGTTCACTCGGCGACGATGCGGGCAATCGGGGCGCCACGGTCGCGCGGTTCGCCGCGGCGCTGGCACCACATGGCGGGGGGACGGTGCTGGCCGGCCGCGATGGCTCGGCGACCGGGACCGCGGCGGTCGCGGTCGTCCGATCGGATGCGGCCCTGTCCAACGCGGTGACGACTGTCGACGATATCGGCGCAGAATCCGGGCGGATCACCGCGGCGCTGGCCCTCAGTGATCTTTTGCGCGGAAGTCAGCCGGGCCGGTACGGCATCGGCCAGGGTGCGACGTCGGTCACGGTGCCGCAATAG
- the cmk gene encoding (d)CMP kinase, producing the protein MSTGPTIALDGPAGTGKSSVSRGLARAMGMRYLNTGAMYRIVTLAVLRAGVDLDDAEQVAAVAADVDLAVSYDPDHDEAFLGGENVSQEIRGDEVTGAVSAVSAVPAVRAHLVRLQRELAAGDGGVVVEGRDIGTVVLTDADVKIFLTASAEERARRRNIQNIAAGLGDDYEAVLADVQRRDHLDSTRAVSPLRPAEDAVIVDTSDMDEAAVVAHLQELVEQRVGAHR; encoded by the coding sequence GTGAGCACGGGACCGACGATCGCGCTGGACGGACCGGCCGGCACCGGTAAGTCCTCGGTGTCGCGCGGTTTGGCTCGCGCGATGGGGATGCGCTACCTCAACACCGGAGCGATGTACCGCATCGTGACGCTGGCCGTGTTGCGTGCCGGGGTCGATCTCGACGATGCCGAGCAGGTGGCCGCGGTCGCAGCCGATGTCGACCTTGCGGTCAGCTATGACCCCGACCACGACGAGGCATTCCTGGGCGGTGAAAACGTGTCGCAGGAGATCCGCGGCGACGAGGTCACCGGTGCGGTGTCGGCCGTCTCGGCGGTACCCGCCGTGCGTGCCCATCTGGTTCGGCTGCAGCGAGAGCTGGCCGCCGGTGACGGTGGCGTGGTGGTCGAAGGACGCGATATCGGGACCGTGGTGCTCACCGATGCGGACGTGAAGATCTTCCTGACCGCCTCGGCCGAGGAACGCGCGCGCCGCCGCAACATCCAGAACATCGCGGCCGGGCTCGGTGACGACTACGAGGCCGTGTTGGCCGATGTGCAGCGCCGTGATCATCTGGATTCGACGCGGGCGGTGTCACCGCTGCGTCCCGCCGAGGATGCCGTGATCGTGGACACCAGCGATATGGACGAGGCCGCCGTGGTGGCCCACCTGCAGGAGCTTGTGGAACAACGGGTGGGAGCGCACCGATGA
- a CDS encoding ParA family protein, which produces MSDDVGGGGGLNLGIEPQVELGLTGRPVRDIPEPEPRTSHGPAKVIAMCNQKGGVGKTTSTINLGASLAEYGRRVLLVDLDPQGALSAGLGVPHYELEHTVHNLLIEPRVSIDQVLIKTRVSGLDLVPSNIDLSAAEIQLVNEVGREQSLARALYPVLDRYDYVLIDCQPSLGLLTVNGLACADGVIIPTECEYFSLRGLALLTDTVDKVRDRLNPKLDISGILVTRYDPRTVNAREVMARVVERFGDLVFDTVITRTVRFPETSVAGEPITTWAPKSTGAVAYRSLAREVIARFGS; this is translated from the coding sequence GTGAGCGACGACGTCGGCGGCGGTGGTGGCCTGAACCTCGGCATCGAGCCACAGGTCGAGCTGGGCCTCACCGGACGGCCCGTCCGCGATATCCCGGAACCAGAACCGCGCACCAGCCACGGTCCGGCCAAGGTCATCGCCATGTGCAATCAGAAGGGCGGCGTCGGCAAGACGACGTCGACCATCAATCTGGGTGCCAGCCTGGCCGAATACGGTCGCCGCGTGCTGCTGGTCGACCTGGACCCGCAGGGTGCGCTGTCGGCAGGGCTGGGGGTTCCGCACTACGAGCTGGAACACACCGTCCACAACCTGCTGATCGAGCCGCGCGTGTCCATCGACCAGGTGCTGATCAAGACCCGTGTCAGCGGCTTGGACCTGGTGCCCAGCAATATCGACCTGTCCGCGGCCGAGATCCAGTTGGTCAACGAGGTCGGCCGCGAGCAATCGCTCGCGCGGGCGCTCTACCCGGTGCTCGACCGCTACGACTACGTGCTGATCGACTGCCAGCCGTCGCTGGGTCTGCTCACCGTCAACGGCCTGGCCTGCGCCGACGGCGTGATCATCCCGACCGAGTGCGAGTACTTCTCGCTGCGCGGCCTGGCGCTGCTCACCGACACCGTGGACAAGGTCCGCGACCGGCTCAACCCCAAACTGGACATCAGCGGCATCCTGGTGACCCGCTACGACCCGCGCACCGTGAACGCCCGCGAAGTGATGGCGCGGGTGGTCGAGCGCTTCGGCGATCTGGTGTTCGACACCGTCATCACCCGTACCGTGCGGTTCCCGGAGACCAGCGTCGCCGGTGAGCCGATCACCACGTGGGCGCCGAAATCCACTGGGGCAGTGGCGTACCGGTCGTTGGCCCGCGAGGTCATCGCCCGGTTCGGTTCGTGA
- the steA gene encoding putative cytokinetic ring protein SteA translates to MKMSALLSRNASSKPGVIGTARVDRDIDRLLRRIGPGDIAVLDAQDLDRITADALVEAEVAGVVNASPSISGRYPNLGPEVLVANGIVLIDEAGPEIFKKIKDGAKIRLNNGGVYSGDRRIGLGSERTDLEIHELMVEAKSGLVAHLEAFAGNTIEFIRSESPLLIDGMGIPDIDVDMDRRHVVVVAEGDSAADDLKALKPFIKEYQPVLVGVGAGADLLRKAGYRPALIVGDPSSISTDALRCGAQVVLPADADGHAPGLERIQDLGVGAMTFPAAGSAADLALLLCHHHGASLIVTAGHSATIEEFFDRSRQQSNPSTFLTRLKVGEKLVDAKAVSTLYRSRVSGGAIALLVLAMLLAVIVALWVTQADAAVIDWVVDYWNRFLLWVQGLVS, encoded by the coding sequence ATGAAGATGTCAGCGTTGCTATCGCGTAATGCCAGCTCAAAGCCGGGCGTCATCGGTACGGCCCGCGTTGATCGCGACATCGATCGATTGCTTCGCCGAATCGGCCCGGGAGACATCGCCGTCCTCGACGCGCAGGACCTCGACCGCATCACTGCCGATGCGCTCGTCGAAGCTGAGGTCGCCGGTGTGGTGAACGCCTCGCCGTCGATTTCCGGGCGCTATCCCAATCTTGGTCCCGAGGTGTTGGTCGCCAACGGCATCGTCCTCATCGATGAGGCCGGCCCGGAGATCTTCAAGAAGATCAAGGACGGCGCCAAGATCCGGCTCAACAACGGTGGCGTCTACTCCGGTGACCGCCGCATCGGTCTGGGTTCCGAGCGCACCGATCTGGAGATCCACGAGCTGATGGTCGAGGCCAAGAGCGGTTTGGTCGCGCACCTGGAGGCCTTCGCGGGCAACACCATCGAGTTCATCCGCAGCGAGAGCCCACTGTTGATCGACGGCATGGGTATCCCCGACATCGACGTCGACATGGACCGTCGCCATGTCGTCGTCGTGGCCGAGGGCGATTCTGCCGCCGACGATCTCAAGGCGCTCAAACCGTTCATCAAGGAGTACCAGCCGGTGCTCGTGGGTGTCGGTGCAGGCGCTGACCTGCTGCGCAAGGCCGGTTACCGCCCGGCGCTCATCGTCGGCGATCCCAGCTCCATCAGCACCGACGCGCTGCGCTGCGGCGCCCAGGTCGTGCTGCCTGCCGACGCCGACGGGCACGCGCCCGGTCTGGAACGCATCCAGGATCTCGGTGTCGGCGCCATGACCTTCCCGGCGGCCGGTTCGGCTGCCGATCTGGCGCTGCTGCTGTGCCACCACCACGGCGCCTCGCTGATCGTCACCGCCGGGCACAGCGCGACCATCGAGGAGTTCTTCGACCGCTCGCGCCAGCAGAGCAATCCGTCGACGTTTTTGACCAGGCTCAAGGTCGGCGAAAAGCTCGTCGATGCCAAGGCGGTCTCCACCCTGTACCGCAGCCGGGTTTCCGGCGGCGCGATCGCGCTGCTGGTGTTGGCGATGCTGCTGGCGGTCATCGTGGCGCTGTGGGTGACGCAGGCCGACGCGGCGGTCATCGACTGGGTTGTCGACTACTGGAACCGTTTCCTGCTGTGGGTGCAGGGTCTGGTTTCCTAG
- a CDS encoding CGNR zinc finger domain-containing protein: protein MRDPRPLLGEPLALDLLNTTWMSAGELRDLLADLDGLRCWLATNGLEKRCPADEKARIALVCAREAVLHAVAHGEIDDLNAVLDHGRLRRTLTKAGPHDEPEVDSAEWLSAWLAADDLLRLLTRAPDRIKQCAHEHCVLWFHDTSKNGTRRWCSMAACGNRAKVARHYSAKRD, encoded by the coding sequence ATGCGCGATCCGCGTCCGCTCCTCGGTGAACCACTTGCGCTGGATCTGCTGAACACCACCTGGATGTCGGCGGGCGAGTTGCGCGACCTTCTCGCCGATCTGGATGGCCTACGCTGCTGGCTCGCCACCAATGGGCTCGAAAAGCGCTGTCCGGCCGATGAGAAGGCGCGTATTGCACTGGTGTGCGCCCGGGAGGCGGTGCTTCATGCCGTCGCCCACGGCGAGATCGACGATCTGAACGCCGTGCTCGATCACGGTCGCCTCCGCCGCACTCTCACCAAGGCCGGACCGCACGACGAACCGGAGGTCGACAGCGCGGAGTGGTTGTCGGCGTGGCTGGCCGCCGACGATCTGCTGCGATTGCTCACCCGGGCCCCGGATCGAATCAAGCAGTGCGCTCATGAGCACTGTGTCCTGTGGTTTCACGACACCTCGAAGAACGGCACCCGCCGCTGGTGCTCGATGGCCGCCTGCGGCAACCGGGCGAAGGTCGCCCGGCACTATTCGGCGAAGCGAGACTGA
- a CDS encoding pseudouridine synthase, with translation MNEPDGVRLQKVLSQAGVASRRVAERMILDGRVEVDGRIVTELGTRVDPDNADIRVDGTRVIVNEDLVYLAINKERGMHSTMSDDRGRPCVGDLVEHRVRGNKNLFHVGRLDADTEGLLILTNDGELAHRLMHPSYEVPKTYVATVTGRVPRGLGKKLREGVELDDGPVTLDDFAVVDTLPGKTLVKVTLHEGRKRIVRRTLAAVGFPVEALVRTDIGTVNLGDMRPGSIRVLTRKEIGELYKAVGM, from the coding sequence ATGAACGAGCCGGACGGTGTCCGCTTACAGAAGGTATTGTCGCAGGCCGGGGTTGCCTCTCGGCGGGTGGCCGAACGGATGATCCTCGATGGTCGCGTCGAGGTGGACGGCCGGATCGTCACCGAGCTCGGCACTCGGGTCGACCCCGACAACGCCGATATCCGGGTCGACGGCACCCGCGTCATCGTCAACGAGGATCTCGTTTACCTGGCCATCAATAAGGAGCGCGGCATGCACTCCACGATGTCCGATGACCGGGGCCGGCCCTGCGTCGGCGACCTGGTGGAACACCGGGTGCGCGGTAACAAGAACCTTTTCCATGTCGGCCGCCTCGACGCCGATACCGAGGGGCTGCTGATCCTGACCAATGACGGTGAGCTCGCGCACCGGCTGATGCACCCGTCCTACGAAGTGCCCAAAACCTATGTCGCCACCGTGACCGGACGCGTCCCCCGTGGTCTGGGCAAGAAACTGCGCGAGGGTGTCGAACTCGATGACGGCCCGGTCACCCTGGACGATTTCGCCGTCGTGGACACCCTGCCCGGCAAGACGCTGGTGAAGGTGACCCTGCACGAGGGACGCAAACGCATCGTCCGCCGGACGCTGGCTGCGGTGGGCTTCCCGGTGGAAGCGTTGGTGCGCACCGATATCGGCACGGTGAACCTGGGGGACATGCGCCCCGGCAGCATCCGGGTGTTGACCCGCAAGGAGATCGGCGAGTTGTACAAGGCGGTGGGAATGTGA
- the xerD gene encoding site-specific tyrosine recombinase XerD — translation MTTATGALDDQVQGYLDHLAIERGVAANTISSYRRDLRRYAEYLQGRGIADLRSVGENDVSDFLVALRKGDPDLGAAPLSAVSAARALVAVRGLHRFLAVEGVVEVDVARAVKPPTPSRRLPKSLSVDEVLALLEAAGGDRDADGPLSLRNRALLELLYSTGARISEAVGLDVDDVDTEYRSVLLRGKGGKDRLVPVGRPAVSALDAYLVRGRPELARRGKGTPAIFLNARGGRLSRQSAWQVLQDAAAAAGIASAVSPHTMRHSFATHLLEGGADVRVVQELLGHASVTTTQIYTLVTVSALREVWAGAHPRAR, via the coding sequence GTGACCACCGCGACCGGCGCGCTCGACGATCAGGTGCAGGGCTACCTGGACCACCTGGCCATCGAGCGTGGGGTCGCGGCCAACACCATCAGTTCCTACCGGCGCGATCTGCGCCGTTACGCCGAGTATCTGCAGGGGCGCGGCATCGCCGACCTCCGCTCGGTCGGTGAGAACGATGTCAGCGACTTTCTCGTCGCGCTGCGCAAGGGCGATCCCGACCTCGGTGCGGCGCCACTGTCGGCGGTCTCGGCGGCCAGAGCGCTGGTCGCCGTCCGCGGTCTGCACCGGTTTCTCGCCGTCGAGGGCGTCGTCGAGGTCGATGTCGCGCGCGCGGTGAAGCCGCCCACCCCCTCGCGGCGCCTTCCCAAAAGTTTGTCGGTCGACGAGGTGCTGGCGCTTCTGGAAGCTGCCGGCGGTGACCGGGATGCCGACGGGCCGCTCAGTCTGCGCAACCGGGCGCTGCTGGAGCTGCTCTATTCGACGGGTGCACGCATCTCCGAAGCCGTCGGCCTGGACGTCGACGATGTCGACACCGAATACCGGTCGGTGCTGCTGCGCGGAAAGGGCGGCAAGGATCGGCTCGTTCCGGTGGGCCGTCCGGCCGTCAGCGCCCTGGATGCGTACCTGGTGCGGGGCCGCCCGGAGCTGGCCCGGCGCGGCAAGGGCACCCCGGCGATCTTCCTGAACGCCCGCGGCGGCCGGCTGTCCCGGCAGAGCGCCTGGCAGGTGCTGCAGGACGCCGCCGCGGCCGCCGGGATCGCGTCGGCGGTGTCCCCGCACACCATGCGGCACTCTTTCGCCACCCACCTGCTCGAAGGCGGCGCCGACGTACGCGTCGTTCAGGAACTGCTGGGTCATGCCTCGGTGACCACCACCCAGATCTACACACTGGTCACGGTCAGTGCGCTGCGCGAGGTGTGGGCCGGGGCGCACCCTCGGGCCCGCTGA